From the Microbacterium sp. W4I4 genome, one window contains:
- a CDS encoding PIG-L family deacetylase — translation MDDRRTLSELSLTRRNLFKAGGAFGVAAAVVGAPAMGLTAAEQALAAPGGAVKLNVLFIGAHPDDEAGNLGVFGQWNEFLGMKAGVITVTRGEGGGNAVGLEEGPPLGMMREAEERTAVGYAGIENVFNLDGLDFYYTASAPLSHQVWDGDAVLGRIVRVVRATRPDVIVTMNPSAVEGNHGNHQQAAMFAVEAYLAAGDPQRYPEHFAEGFQTWQPRRILRSGGNGTGAAGEQGVAAGYTPTVASDVVFGCWNGTVSGRHGVRWSEMLDRARWAYVTQGWAEFAPGTKDPARISNSWFTVIHSRTPIVDPRSGGDAALRGAALPIEGGLPFGTLIDVRPGRFEVVAGESVAVEVTVTAPSGAKLPAGNLTLSVPSGWSSGGAVSIPALNAGRSRTETFQVTAAADAATGSQVRVEATLAAGSATGTTFAQLRVAGAVEATIRPLEEIQAFRAWTAKLDVKHLDVLVPELFAIGQGRTRTLEIVVENFSAQSRSGSVSLTLPAGFTATPAQKSYSGLAAGETTTVSFEVTNVDTSIPTANRAPNKGSWPVTVIATSEAGSAERAVTMNLLPTFAVQRTASAPTIDGIRRDDEYPGDPIPVDTIWDGSPMGGTNPSISAKTWITHDDANFYLFLSVVDDIRGTILPASDNKRQRRTDAVEIYIDPRGTAGNTAQTFIAGIMPSMDSMTGDPGVGRDRDNWQGEAAVTAPGMQVKVKMASTAAEYAGYDMEVKIPFAVLPDNLDPQHVGFNVVVNDSDTQNKAAQQRVGWSTFPGMRADPWRWGIITLDGIQDAGSSPKKPTLPDTAARSVTSPQSILQSAGDQVPLGGFSPTSHPLKVLKSSISAGFVTLKLQTPQAGVARVYLWDGAQAVGSAEVTLPAGASDVRFSARTAATGGGTSLTGTKASPVIAVSFESDGGVYAAKAPLGGRSV, via the coding sequence ATGGACGATCGACGAACCCTCTCCGAACTCTCCCTGACCCGACGGAACCTGTTCAAGGCGGGTGGCGCCTTCGGCGTCGCGGCCGCCGTGGTGGGTGCACCGGCGATGGGACTGACGGCAGCCGAACAGGCACTCGCGGCACCCGGCGGTGCCGTGAAGCTCAACGTGCTCTTCATCGGCGCGCACCCGGATGACGAGGCCGGGAACCTCGGCGTCTTCGGCCAGTGGAACGAGTTCCTCGGCATGAAGGCCGGCGTCATCACCGTCACCCGCGGGGAGGGCGGCGGCAACGCGGTCGGTCTCGAGGAGGGCCCGCCGCTGGGCATGATGCGCGAGGCCGAGGAGCGCACCGCGGTCGGATACGCCGGCATCGAGAACGTCTTCAACCTCGACGGACTGGACTTCTACTACACGGCGAGCGCTCCGCTGTCGCACCAGGTGTGGGACGGCGACGCCGTGCTCGGCCGGATCGTCCGAGTCGTTCGCGCCACCCGGCCGGATGTCATCGTCACGATGAACCCGTCCGCCGTCGAGGGCAATCACGGCAACCACCAGCAGGCGGCGATGTTCGCGGTCGAGGCATACCTCGCCGCCGGCGACCCGCAGCGCTACCCGGAGCACTTCGCGGAGGGTTTCCAGACCTGGCAGCCGCGCCGGATCCTCCGATCGGGCGGCAACGGCACGGGCGCCGCGGGCGAGCAGGGCGTTGCCGCCGGTTACACCCCGACTGTGGCATCCGATGTGGTGTTCGGATGCTGGAACGGCACCGTGAGCGGCCGTCACGGCGTGCGCTGGTCGGAGATGCTCGACCGCGCCCGCTGGGCGTACGTCACCCAGGGATGGGCGGAGTTCGCCCCGGGAACCAAGGACCCCGCGCGGATCTCCAACTCCTGGTTCACGGTCATCCACTCGCGCACGCCGATCGTCGACCCCCGCTCCGGCGGCGACGCCGCCCTGCGCGGCGCTGCACTGCCGATCGAAGGCGGCCTCCCCTTCGGCACGCTCATCGACGTGCGGCCCGGCCGTTTCGAGGTCGTCGCGGGCGAGAGCGTCGCCGTCGAGGTGACCGTGACGGCACCCTCGGGGGCGAAGCTTCCCGCCGGAAACCTGACCCTCTCGGTCCCCTCCGGTTGGTCGTCGGGTGGTGCGGTGTCGATCCCCGCTCTGAACGCGGGCCGTTCGCGCACCGAGACCTTCCAGGTCACTGCAGCCGCGGATGCCGCAACAGGATCCCAGGTGCGCGTGGAGGCCACTCTCGCAGCAGGCTCCGCCACCGGCACCACATTCGCGCAACTGCGCGTGGCAGGAGCGGTCGAGGCCACCATCCGTCCGCTCGAGGAGATCCAGGCGTTCCGCGCGTGGACGGCGAAGCTCGACGTCAAGCACCTCGACGTGCTGGTTCCGGAGCTCTTCGCCATCGGGCAGGGACGCACCCGCACGCTCGAGATCGTGGTCGAGAACTTCTCGGCGCAGAGCCGCTCCGGCTCGGTGTCGCTGACGCTTCCCGCGGGCTTCACCGCCACCCCGGCGCAGAAGTCCTACTCCGGCCTCGCCGCGGGTGAGACCACGACCGTCAGCTTCGAGGTGACGAACGTCGACACCTCGATCCCCACCGCCAACCGCGCACCGAACAAGGGCAGCTGGCCCGTCACGGTCATCGCGACGAGCGAGGCGGGCAGCGCTGAGCGCGCCGTGACGATGAACCTCCTGCCGACCTTCGCCGTGCAGCGGACCGCATCAGCGCCGACCATCGACGGCATCCGACGTGATGACGAGTACCCCGGCGACCCGATCCCGGTCGACACGATCTGGGACGGCAGCCCGATGGGCGGCACGAACCCGTCGATCAGCGCGAAGACGTGGATCACGCACGACGACGCGAACTTCTACCTGTTCCTGTCGGTCGTCGACGACATCCGGGGCACGATCCTGCCGGCATCCGATAACAAGCGTCAGCGGCGCACCGACGCGGTGGAGATCTACATCGACCCGCGTGGAACGGCCGGGAACACGGCGCAGACGTTCATCGCCGGCATCATGCCGTCGATGGACTCCATGACGGGCGATCCCGGCGTGGGCCGCGACCGCGACAACTGGCAGGGCGAAGCGGCGGTGACGGCCCCCGGCATGCAGGTGAAGGTGAAGATGGCCTCGACTGCGGCCGAGTACGCCGGTTACGACATGGAGGTGAAGATCCCGTTCGCGGTGCTGCCGGACAACCTCGACCCCCAGCACGTCGGCTTCAACGTGGTGGTCAACGACTCCGACACGCAGAACAAGGCCGCGCAGCAGCGAGTGGGCTGGTCGACGTTCCCGGGCATGCGGGCCGATCCCTGGCGCTGGGGCATCATCACGCTGGACGGCATCCAGGATGCCGGTTCCAGCCCGAAGAAGCCGACCCTGCCCGACACCGCGGCACGATCCGTGACCTCGCCGCAGTCGATCCTGCAGTCGGCCGGTGACCAGGTGCCGCTGGGCGGGTTCTCCCCGACCAGCCACCCGCTGAAGGTGCTGAAGTCGTCGATCTCGGCGGGCTTCGTCACCCTGAAGCTGCAGACGCCGCAGGCCGGAGTCGCACGGGTCTACCTGTGGGACGGCGCACAGGCCGTCGGCAGCGCCGAGGTCACCCTGCCGGCCGGAGCATCCGACGTGCGGTTCTCGGCACGGACGGCCGCGACCGGAGGCGGCACCAGTCTCACCGGCACGAAGGCATCGCCCGTGATCGCGGTGTCCTTCGAGTCGGATGGCGGTGTGTACGCGGCGAAGGCTCCGCTGGGTGGTCGTTCGGTCTGA
- a CDS encoding ROK family protein has protein sequence MNVLGIDFGGTKVALRAEAAGGSALEERLRIGADESATSVLSRAFDAARRLVDSVGVLDAVGISTPGVVLDDRVDLAPNVIGWSELDLGARLRSEFGVSALAISNDVKAAALAECREGALRGSSVALYVNLGTGIAIAPIIDGEVLHGAHGAAGEVGYGIVGPVSDWSASSPTLEEFAGGRGLSRRVAADDGISATDAAGLVSEAGHSEPASRMWLEAVDEIARHLATAILTIDPARIAIGGGMIRAGDALLQPLRARLAEALPYPPELVLSEFGPDASLRGAVILARTAR, from the coding sequence GTGAACGTCCTCGGAATCGACTTCGGCGGCACGAAGGTCGCTCTCCGCGCCGAGGCCGCAGGCGGCTCCGCCCTCGAGGAGCGGCTGCGCATCGGCGCCGACGAATCCGCGACGAGCGTGCTCTCGCGCGCCTTCGACGCTGCTCGAAGGCTGGTCGACAGCGTCGGGGTCCTGGATGCCGTGGGCATATCCACTCCGGGCGTGGTCCTCGACGACAGGGTGGATCTCGCACCGAACGTGATCGGATGGTCGGAGCTAGATCTCGGCGCACGACTGCGCTCGGAGTTCGGGGTGAGCGCCCTGGCGATCTCGAACGACGTCAAGGCCGCCGCCCTCGCGGAGTGCCGGGAGGGCGCCCTCCGCGGCTCGTCGGTGGCCCTCTACGTCAATCTCGGCACCGGCATCGCCATCGCGCCCATCATCGACGGCGAGGTGCTCCACGGCGCCCACGGCGCTGCCGGCGAGGTCGGCTACGGCATCGTCGGACCGGTTTCCGACTGGAGCGCGTCCTCGCCGACCCTGGAGGAGTTCGCGGGCGGGCGCGGTCTGAGCAGACGGGTCGCCGCCGACGACGGCATCTCGGCGACGGATGCTGCCGGGCTCGTCTCCGAGGCCGGGCACTCCGAACCCGCCAGCCGGATGTGGTTGGAGGCGGTGGACGAGATCGCGCGGCACCTCGCGACCGCGATCCTGACGATCGATCCCGCCCGCATCGCCATCGGCGGCGGGATGATCCGCGCCGGGGACGCGCTGCTGCAGCCGCTGCGCGCGCGACTCGCGGAGGCTCTGCCCTATCCGCCGGAGCTGGTGCTCTCGGAGTTCGGTCCTGATGCCTCGCTCCGCGGAGCGGTGATCCTGGCGCGCACCGCGCGCTGA
- the argH gene encoding argininosuccinate lyase, with protein MNRDEIIQRDGESFPGESYTTAVLRPAYDQAKRMLLPSMIQIHRAHLVMLHDAGILSDTDAAAIARSIDGLDLDALAASEYTGQFEDLFFTVEHEMMRIGGEVTGSLHTARSRNDMGMALYRMVMRRQLLRVLDAAGELYETLVRLGAEHADTLSLEHTHTQPAQPSTLGHRFLAIADVLGRDIRRVQQAYESLDYSPMGGAALTGTGFAIDRDHMARLLGFRGLVENSYDAVAATDYIAHSAIALQLMAIDTGRSCVDFLTWCTAEFGLYRVAAPYVQISSIMPQKRNPVSLEHSRSLLSAASASAATVLTMMHNTPFGDIVDTEDDLQPYAWRAVDTLTDVLHLLTGVLGTLQVNTDVMRERALASFANATELADTLVRDGGLTFTQAHTVVSRVVREADAAGIVDVRTIDPERVHEITTEVAGRDVSLTPADFARALDADNFVAVRTSTGGAAPAEVARMASARVAVVEEFRTWRDDARAHLDTVADDLVAATAALA; from the coding sequence ATGAACCGCGACGAGATCATCCAGCGTGACGGAGAGTCTTTCCCCGGCGAGAGCTACACCACCGCCGTGCTGCGTCCTGCCTACGACCAGGCGAAGCGGATGCTGCTGCCGTCGATGATCCAGATCCACCGCGCGCATCTGGTGATGCTGCACGATGCGGGGATCCTCAGCGACACGGATGCCGCCGCCATCGCGCGCTCCATCGACGGACTCGACCTCGACGCGCTCGCGGCGAGCGAGTACACCGGCCAGTTCGAGGACCTCTTCTTCACGGTCGAGCACGAGATGATGCGCATCGGCGGCGAGGTGACGGGAAGCCTGCACACCGCGCGCAGCCGCAACGACATGGGCATGGCCCTGTACCGGATGGTGATGCGCCGCCAGCTGCTGCGGGTGCTGGATGCCGCGGGCGAACTGTACGAGACCCTGGTCCGTCTGGGCGCCGAGCACGCCGACACCCTGTCGCTCGAGCACACGCACACCCAACCCGCTCAGCCGTCGACGCTCGGGCACCGCTTCCTCGCGATCGCGGACGTGCTGGGCCGCGACATCCGCCGCGTGCAGCAGGCGTACGAGAGCCTCGACTACTCGCCCATGGGCGGCGCAGCCCTGACGGGCACCGGCTTCGCGATCGACCGCGACCACATGGCCAGGCTGCTGGGCTTCCGCGGGCTGGTGGAGAACTCCTATGACGCGGTCGCCGCGACCGACTACATCGCGCACTCCGCGATCGCCCTGCAGCTCATGGCGATCGACACCGGTCGCAGCTGCGTCGACTTCCTCACCTGGTGCACGGCCGAGTTCGGCCTGTACCGCGTGGCGGCCCCCTACGTGCAGATCTCGTCGATCATGCCCCAGAAGCGCAACCCCGTCTCCCTCGAGCACTCCCGCTCGCTGCTTTCCGCCGCCTCGGCGAGTGCGGCGACGGTGCTCACGATGATGCACAACACCCCCTTCGGGGACATCGTCGACACCGAGGACGATCTGCAGCCGTACGCGTGGCGCGCCGTCGACACCCTGACCGACGTGCTGCACCTGCTCACGGGAGTGCTCGGCACCCTCCAGGTGAACACCGACGTGATGCGCGAGCGCGCCCTGGCATCCTTCGCGAACGCGACCGAGCTGGCCGACACACTCGTCCGCGACGGCGGGCTCACGTTCACGCAGGCGCACACGGTCGTGTCGCGCGTGGTGCGCGAAGCGGATGCCGCGGGCATCGTCGACGTGCGCACCATCGACCCCGAGCGCGTGCACGAGATCACGACGGAGGTCGCTGGCCGCGACGTCTCGCTGACCCCGGCCGACTTCGCGCGCGCCCTGGATGCGGACAACTTCGTCGCGGTGCGCACGTCGACGGGCGGCGCGGCCCCCGCGGAGGTGGCGCGGATGGCATCCGCCCGGGTAGCGGTCGTGGAGGAGTTTCGCACCTGGCGGGACGACGCGCGCGCTCACCTGGACACCGTCGCGGACGACCTGGTCGCGGCGACCGCCGCGCTCGCGTGA